A window of Ictidomys tridecemlineatus isolate mIctTri1 chromosome 15, mIctTri1.hap1, whole genome shotgun sequence contains these coding sequences:
- the LOC106145193 gene encoding uncharacterized protein LOC106145193, with translation MHFPAWTGSRPCRRTALGSRLCRSRLPAAPRGSPQSLAPRPEPEPVGKQTLECARGSNRYRSKRAPAPSTPPLEPLPRLSARGARATGTAAAGAGAAAHAVVLRAQESVEPTPRRSDAAGAQQPWPPTPPQECGIPWGQGEKPPPPPEPRNPETTLRPTLEPLLPERGSESSCRRRPQSPGASAAPGAREPPLLLLESPFPGHWATRRRHPQHTGAKATLAAFRVQEPAAAPPPPGTGAQPLPEHKSTGTTVTRRQHPSPKEAAPGLAEVAPAAKAGARKDRRSPADSCLLLQGQRPCRILESLKKEENG, from the exons ATGCACTTTCCGGCCTGGACTGGCAGCCGCCCCTGCAGACGGACAGCTCTGGGGAGCAGGCTCTGCCGCAGCCGTCTTCCAGCGGCTCCCCGCGGCTCCCCGCAGTCTCTAGCGCCGAGACCCGAGCCGGAGCCAGTcggaaagcagacgttggagtgcGCCCGGGGCTCTAACCGCTACCGGTCGAAAAGAGCC CCGGCGCCCTCCACGCCGCCCCTGGAGCCGCTGCCTAGGCTGAGCGCCAGAGGAGCTCGCGCCACCGGAACTGCCGCCGCCGGGGCTGGAGCCGCCGCCCACGCTGTCGTCCTCAGAGCACAGGAGTCTGTGGAGCCCACGCCACGTCGGAGCGATGCTGCAGGAGCGCAGCAGCCCTGGCCGCCCACGCCGCCTCAAGAGTGTGGGATCCCCTGGGGCCAGGGCGAGAAGCCGCCGCCGCCCCCAGAGCCCAGGAACCCCGAGACCACGCTGCGCCCCACACTGGAGCCGCTGCTGCCAGAGCGCGGGAGTGAAAGCTCCTGCCGTCGCCGCCCCCAGAGCCCAGGAGCCAGCGCTGCGCCAGGAGCACGGGAGCCACCTCTGCTGCTGCTAGAGTCGCCCTTTCCTGGACACTGGGCCACCCGCCGCCGCCATCCACAGCACACAGGAGCCAAAGCCACTCTGGCCGCTTTCAGAGTTCAGGAGCCGGCAGCGGCACCTCCGCCTCCAGGAACAGGAGCTCAGCCCTTGCCAGAGCACAAGAGCACAGGAACCACTGTGACGCGACGACAGCACCCTAGCCCAAAGGAGGCTGCGCCAGGCTTGGCGGAGGTGGCTCCTGCAGCTAAGGCGGGCGCGAGGAAGGACAGGCGATCACCCGCGGATTCCTGTCTTCTCCTCCAGGGCCAGAGACCCTGCAGAATACTGGAGTCCCTGAAGAAGGAG gaaaatggatga